In one window of Ruminococcus albus AD2013 DNA:
- the smpB gene encoding SsrA-binding protein SmpB encodes MAIDKKGTKQIADNRKARHDYFILETIECGIELVGTEVKSIRKGGVNLKDSWCSVDDGEMWVKGMHISPYEQGNIFNKDPRRVRRLLLHKREIMRLFGQVQQEGLALIPLSLYFKGSRVKLALGLCKGKKLHDKRDDMAKKAADREIERTLKERNM; translated from the coding sequence GTGGCGATCGATAAAAAGGGCACGAAACAGATAGCCGATAACCGCAAGGCGCGGCACGACTACTTTATACTGGAAACCATCGAGTGCGGCATTGAACTGGTGGGCACTGAGGTAAAGTCCATCCGCAAGGGCGGCGTTAACCTCAAAGACAGCTGGTGCAGTGTTGATGACGGCGAGATGTGGGTCAAGGGTATGCATATAAGCCCCTATGAACAGGGCAATATATTCAACAAAGACCCAAGGCGCGTCCGCAGACTGCTGCTGCATAAAAGAGAGATCATGAGACTTTTCGGACAGGTTCAGCAGGAAGGTCTGGCGCTGATACCGCTTTCGCTGTATTTCAAAGGTAGCAGAGTAAAACTTGCGCTGGGTCTGTGCAAAGGTAAAAAGCTCCACGATAAGCGTGACGATATGGCTAAAAAAGCCGCTGACCGCGAGATCGAGAGAACGCTGAAAGAGCGAAATATGTAA
- a CDS encoding transglutaminase domain-containing protein codes for MGVKIWAAVSGLALLLAAAGGGYYAYKTLDSRTETDIVISGKDEGRVVTRRSKVDLPGAGGEVVVKEEVSSGTEDLAISKEEATKIEMPFAAEYFAHRLSDDEAIVSRQIYKGITEREETIYIKNDVVGSADICELIVMVVTGSPEIDYIDTNYSVQVDSDGYASAIFMNYTRSADDSEIRNMLTEQAIDRILAGMESDWTDFRKYKYIHDALVNNCFYYESDGDCYTAYGCLVGGNAVCEGYSKALMLVCDRAGIPCLPVIGQGVNEDGSVQGHIWNKVMLDGEWYASDITWDDPVFESAENYLRYDYFSVTDEEMTRNHVQDENRFISEPVCTATKCDYYRYYGYFAETVDDADDAFSNAVRDAMANGEEYARIKCSDRECFDATLNWVFGDGTGNEELFDMIKQGVSDNPGFGYKTSGYSVINNAVTYNISIRLKK; via the coding sequence TTGGGCGTAAAGATTTGGGCGGCTGTTTCAGGGCTGGCACTGCTTCTTGCGGCAGCGGGCGGGGGCTACTATGCCTATAAGACGCTGGACAGCAGAACAGAAACTGATATTGTCATATCCGGCAAGGACGAAGGCAGGGTCGTTACCCGCCGAAGCAAGGTGGATCTGCCCGGAGCAGGCGGCGAGGTCGTTGTAAAGGAGGAAGTATCCTCGGGTACAGAAGATCTTGCGATAAGCAAAGAAGAAGCGACTAAGATCGAAATGCCATTTGCGGCGGAGTATTTTGCTCATCGGCTGAGCGATGACGAAGCGATCGTCAGCCGACAGATATACAAAGGCATCACCGAACGCGAAGAGACCATATATATAAAGAATGATGTGGTGGGTTCTGCTGATATCTGTGAACTGATAGTCATGGTCGTCACTGGTTCGCCCGAGATAGACTATATAGATACTAACTATTCGGTACAGGTAGACTCTGACGGCTATGCATCGGCGATATTCATGAATTATACCAGAAGCGCCGATGATTCCGAAATACGAAATATGCTGACTGAACAGGCGATAGACCGCATCTTGGCGGGCATGGAATCCGATTGGACAGATTTCCGTAAGTACAAATATATCCACGATGCGCTTGTAAATAACTGTTTTTACTACGAATCGGACGGCGACTGCTACACCGCATACGGATGTCTTGTAGGCGGCAATGCAGTGTGTGAAGGTTATTCCAAGGCACTGATGCTGGTATGTGACAGAGCAGGGATACCATGCCTTCCCGTTATCGGACAGGGCGTTAATGAAGACGGCTCTGTTCAGGGACATATATGGAATAAGGTGATGCTGGACGGCGAATGGTACGCTTCTGATATCACCTGGGACGACCCTGTGTTTGAAAGTGCAGAGAATTATCTCAGGTACGATTATTTCTCGGTCACCGATGAAGAAATGACCAGGAACCATGTGCAGGACGAGAATAGATTTATCAGCGAACCTGTCTGCACAGCTACCAAATGTGATTATTATCGTTATTACGGCTATTTCGCAGAAACCGTAGATGATGCTGACGATGCGTTCAGTAACGCGGTAAGGGATGCTATGGCTAACGGTGAGGAGTATGCGAGGATCAAGTGCTCCGATAGGGAATGCTTTGATGCGACACTTAACTGGGTCTTCGGTGACGGAACAGGCAACGAAGAACTTTTTGACATGATAAAGCAGGGCGTTTCTGATAATCCCGGGTTCGGCTACAAGACCTCGGGCTATTCCGTAATAAACAACGCTGTGACCTACAATATCTCCATTAGGCTGAAAAAATAA
- a CDS encoding hemolysin family protein — MDVPEPGFIVAAVPVLCGLLTAFFYACECSAAEISDSRLKKLAETDKRAASVVKMLEHTGRFLNVNLIARTALVALQTACAFIWFFSPMKKALADAWGGYDAAAVICSAAVIILLLTLWVGTVCMGVPKKLCSAGKIGESFLLRTAGIYRGWLALFRPIEIISCGLTTALLRLFGVKNVNAEEAVTEEEILMMVDAVNETGAIEESQAEMISNIFEFDDIEIGEVMTHRTEVAAIDESAPIREAVELAIESGFSRIPVYKDSIDDIQGVIYAKDLLTLVFHESAEDRTVKDFMREVIFVPESQKCGELFKELTAKKIQMAVAVDEYGGTAGVVTLEDLIETIVGDIVDEFDDESEEITKISEGVFEIEGNAGYEDVMEALGKEPEEDSPFETIGAMVIELLGHIPDDGERASVKWENVKFTVTQAEDRRIGRIRAELCTE, encoded by the coding sequence ATGGACGTTCCCGAACCGGGGTTTATTGTCGCGGCAGTGCCTGTGCTGTGCGGACTGCTTACAGCGTTTTTTTATGCCTGCGAGTGCAGTGCGGCTGAGATATCTGATTCACGGCTGAAAAAGCTTGCGGAGACCGACAAGCGTGCTGCGTCTGTAGTTAAAATGCTTGAGCATACGGGGCGATTTTTAAACGTGAACCTTATCGCACGAACTGCCCTTGTGGCGCTTCAGACTGCCTGCGCTTTTATATGGTTCTTTTCACCGATGAAAAAAGCTCTTGCAGATGCGTGGGGCGGATACGATGCGGCGGCGGTGATATGTTCCGCGGCTGTTATCATACTTCTGCTGACCCTGTGGGTCGGTACGGTGTGCATGGGCGTGCCGAAAAAGCTTTGTTCTGCGGGCAAGATAGGGGAGAGCTTTCTGCTGAGAACAGCAGGGATCTACCGCGGATGGCTGGCACTTTTCAGACCGATAGAGATCATCAGCTGCGGCCTTACCACTGCCTTGCTGAGACTTTTCGGCGTTAAAAACGTAAATGCCGAGGAAGCTGTAACCGAGGAAGAGATACTGATGATGGTGGACGCTGTCAACGAGACAGGCGCTATCGAGGAAAGTCAGGCGGAGATGATAAGCAATATCTTCGAGTTTGACGATATCGAGATAGGTGAGGTAATGACTCACCGAACCGAGGTTGCCGCCATAGATGAGAGCGCACCTATCCGCGAGGCAGTGGAACTTGCCATAGAGAGCGGATTTTCCCGTATACCCGTATATAAGGACAGTATAGATGATATACAGGGCGTTATCTACGCCAAGGACCTGCTCACGCTGGTTTTCCATGAAAGCGCTGAGGACAGGACAGTCAAGGATTTTATGCGCGAAGTGATATTCGTGCCCGAAAGCCAGAAATGCGGTGAACTTTTCAAGGAACTTACCGCTAAAAAGATACAGATGGCAGTAGCCGTAGATGAATACGGCGGCACTGCGGGCGTTGTTACGCTTGAAGATCTGATAGAGACCATCGTGGGCGATATCGTGGACGAGTTCGACGATGAGAGCGAGGAGATAACCAAGATCTCCGAGGGCGTTTTTGAAATAGAGGGCAACGCGGGCTATGAAGACGTTATGGAAGCCCTCGGCAAGGAGCCCGAAGAGGATTCTCCCTTTGAAACGATAGGTGCAATGGTGATAGAACTGCTGGGGCACATCCCCGATGACGGAGAAAGAGCTTCCGTTAAATGGGAGAACGTAAAGTTTACGGTGACACAGGCAGAAGACAGAAGGATAGGCAGGATCAGGGCAGAGCTTTGCACCGAGTAA
- a CDS encoding helix-turn-helix domain-containing protein, translated as MNIGDKLLYLRNRSGCSQETLADALDVSRQTVSKWELGQSLPDAEKIVAISNYFSVTTDFLLRDTSPVKIEKNLDRIVIEFANSAADLDQISRALVDIARDGIIDEEERIRLFEMVKTVDNIIPAISEIKTLLNM; from the coding sequence ATGAACATCGGAGATAAATTGTTATACCTCAGAAATCGCAGCGGCTGCTCACAGGAGACACTTGCCGATGCCCTTGATGTCAGCAGACAGACAGTTTCCAAATGGGAGCTGGGACAGTCACTGCCCGACGCTGAAAAGATCGTTGCCATCAGCAATTATTTCAGCGTTACTACTGATTTTCTGCTGCGTGACACTTCCCCCGTCAAGATCGAAAAAAATCTTGACCGTATCGTTATCGAGTTTGCGAATTCCGCTGCCGATCTCGATCAGATATCCCGCGCACTTGTCGATATCGCCCGCGACGGTATCATCGATGAGGAGGAGCGTATCCGCCTGTTTGAGATGGTCAAGACCGTGGATAATATTATCCCCGCTATCAGTGAGATAAAAACTCTGCTGAATATGTAA
- a CDS encoding Na/Pi cotransporter family protein — protein sequence MTNFFRILAAVGGLAMFIYGMKTLSTGLEKTAGGFMEKVLAKVSGNILTSILFGAIVTAAVQSSTATTVIVIGLVNAGLLKLRGAVGIIMGANIGTTMTAQITRLAGGSGDSNNFSTTVSAVLAIAGILFIMIAKKNKYKTIGEILIGVSILFAGINTMKSNLEPILKGSEAVRSLFGLLQNPVLGILVGIVVTICTQSSAAAVIILQTISSGSGGAVLFASAFPIIMGTNIGTCATPLLSSLKSSKNAKRAALLHFYFNLIGTILFLIVIYTVQATVGWSFWDKEFTQGDIANFHTIFNVIVTAIFIPFAGVLEKLACITVPDKPDEEEDVFSKEDLLDERFLVTPNVAIAQTREAVVQMGIYARKNFEAACMMFDKYDSREIEKINEREELLDRLEDRVGQYLIKLNDCKLNEDEGRMVTTLFHLISEFERIGDYSVNLCETANVLYEEEAHFSERANKELMVVHGAIAEIIGLAIEATKTMDMNVLTEIEPLEEVVDRLVEELKAVHIDRSKNGQCPIEVGIHFLDILTNVERISDHCSNIAIYLISTKKQYETLKKHEYLDELHKHGPETYEKKLKEYSAKYSLETLV from the coding sequence ATGACGAATTTTTTTAGGATACTTGCCGCCGTGGGCGGACTTGCGATGTTCATTTACGGAATGAAGACGCTGAGTACGGGACTTGAAAAGACCGCAGGCGGTTTTATGGAGAAAGTTCTGGCAAAGGTATCGGGCAATATATTGACAAGTATACTGTTCGGTGCTATCGTAACAGCTGCAGTACAGTCTTCGACAGCGACAACAGTTATTGTTATAGGTCTTGTAAATGCGGGACTTCTGAAACTCCGCGGAGCTGTGGGCATAATCATGGGTGCTAACATAGGTACCACCATGACCGCCCAGATAACCAGACTCGCAGGCGGCAGCGGAGATTCAAACAACTTCTCCACTACCGTGTCGGCAGTGCTGGCGATAGCGGGTATATTGTTCATAATGATAGCCAAGAAGAACAAGTACAAGACCATCGGTGAGATACTCATAGGTGTATCGATACTCTTTGCGGGTATAAACACCATGAAAAGCAATCTGGAGCCGATCCTCAAAGGCTCTGAAGCAGTACGCAGCCTGTTCGGGCTCCTGCAGAATCCTGTGCTTGGCATACTGGTAGGCATAGTAGTTACTATATGCACACAGTCCTCTGCTGCTGCTGTCATCATACTCCAGACAATATCCAGCGGTTCGGGCGGTGCTGTACTGTTCGCATCGGCATTCCCGATAATCATGGGTACCAACATCGGTACCTGCGCGACACCTCTGCTGTCGTCCCTGAAATCTTCAAAGAACGCAAAGAGAGCAGCGCTGCTGCACTTCTACTTCAACCTTATTGGTACCATACTGTTCCTGATAGTTATATACACAGTCCAGGCAACTGTGGGCTGGAGTTTCTGGGACAAGGAATTCACACAAGGCGATATCGCGAACTTCCACACTATATTCAACGTTATAGTAACTGCAATATTCATACCCTTTGCAGGAGTGCTTGAAAAACTGGCGTGCATCACGGTGCCTGATAAGCCCGATGAAGAAGAGGACGTATTCTCCAAAGAAGATCTGCTGGACGAGAGATTCCTCGTTACACCGAACGTTGCTATCGCACAGACAAGGGAAGCTGTTGTTCAGATGGGTATATATGCCCGCAAGAACTTTGAGGCTGCCTGCATGATGTTCGATAAGTACGACAGCAGGGAGATAGAGAAGATCAACGAGCGCGAGGAGCTTCTGGACAGGCTGGAAGACCGCGTTGGTCAGTACCTTATCAAGCTCAATGACTGTAAGCTGAACGAGGATGAGGGACGTATGGTGACGACCCTGTTCCACCTTATCAGCGAGTTTGAGCGTATCGGCGATTACTCGGTGAACCTCTGCGAAACAGCAAATGTGCTTTATGAAGAAGAAGCTCACTTCTCTGAAAGAGCCAACAAGGAGCTCATGGTAGTCCATGGCGCTATTGCTGAGATAATCGGTCTTGCGATAGAAGCAACAAAGACTATGGATATGAATGTACTGACCGAGATCGAACCTCTTGAAGAGGTGGTTGACCGTCTGGTTGAAGAACTCAAGGCTGTGCATATCGACCGTTCAAAGAATGGTCAGTGTCCTATCGAAGTTGGAATACATTTCCTGGATATACTTACCAACGTGGAGAGAATTTCAGATCACTGCTCGAACATAGCGATATACCTTATCTCTACCAAAAAGCAGTATGAGACCCTTAAAAAGCATGAGTATCTCGATGAACTCCACAAGCACGGTCCCGAGACCTACGAGAAGAAGCTCAAAGAGTACAGTGCAAAGTACTCACTTGAAACACTGGTGTGA
- a CDS encoding L,D-transpeptidase family protein, whose protein sequence is MENRKEDLARKIARNMSMTENFGDEPEPARGVTDFGEDAFDTVYARTARERRPQRAYAGSSSGSRRSTAQRQHSGTASRSGSSSSKRSSGGSTYAKKPANSRNTKTSNKAAAVKKPAVTIKKKKKKPMTATKAALICTCILLTGLMAGGGFLIIGNKMYEDSFLDNTYISGVDVGGMDKRQALEEVKKKAGIPDVLAITKRDGSQITIPLADIGYKDNTEELVNKYYNGQDHGKWLSAMFEKEEYSIKNSFHYDKKKLESILAHKLIKNQKAKAPQDAYISRNDAGSFMVVGENDGDSIDTNKIQLLFDYVESELDELHFDIAIGSVDCYKKAKLHSEDLYERCQKLNNLHNIEIVIDFQLNTEKIDGPTIMKWVGYDEDAPVNALEVDRDKVEQYVSLLASRYDTFGKDRQFVSTSRGPITVPQGEGCYGWWLDQDAMTDHIIECIENCESTRMDAIYYVNPDSTYSYTCNPDWLTDKTDYGDTYFDVDLKMQHMWYYENGEMKMESDIVSGYPSESRNTPAGVYKLWLKERGKTLVGSSDGQSYASYVEFWNYFSTIGIGFHDASWQGGVFGGEKYQSPTWGSHGCVNLPYDAAEYIYENAPLDTPVFLYW, encoded by the coding sequence ATGGAGAACAGAAAAGAAGACCTTGCCAGAAAGATTGCCAGAAATATGTCAATGACCGAGAATTTCGGCGATGAGCCCGAACCTGCAAGGGGTGTAACAGATTTCGGCGAGGACGCTTTTGATACTGTTTATGCCCGGACAGCAAGAGAAAGAAGACCGCAGAGAGCTTATGCGGGCAGTTCGTCCGGCAGCAGGAGAAGCACCGCACAAAGACAGCACAGCGGTACTGCGTCAAGATCAGGCAGCAGCAGTTCAAAAAGATCATCAGGCGGAAGCACATATGCCAAAAAGCCCGCAAACAGCAGGAACACAAAAACCAGTAACAAGGCAGCTGCTGTAAAAAAGCCCGCTGTAACTATCAAAAAGAAGAAAAAGAAGCCCATGACCGCCACCAAGGCAGCACTTATATGTACCTGCATACTGCTGACAGGTCTTATGGCAGGCGGCGGATTTCTGATAATCGGCAATAAGATGTATGAAGACTCTTTCCTTGATAATACCTATATCAGCGGCGTTGATGTAGGCGGAATGGACAAGCGCCAGGCTCTGGAAGAGGTAAAGAAAAAAGCCGGTATCCCCGATGTACTTGCCATCACCAAAAGGGACGGATCACAGATAACCATTCCCCTTGCAGATATAGGATACAAGGACAATACCGAGGAATTGGTAAACAAATACTACAACGGTCAGGATCATGGAAAATGGCTCAGCGCCATGTTTGAAAAGGAAGAGTATTCGATAAAGAACTCTTTCCATTATGACAAGAAAAAACTTGAGAGTATACTGGCTCACAAGCTTATAAAGAACCAGAAAGCCAAAGCACCTCAGGATGCTTACATAAGCCGCAACGACGCAGGAAGTTTCATGGTGGTAGGCGAGAACGACGGCGATTCCATCGACACCAACAAGATACAGCTGCTTTTCGATTATGTTGAGAGCGAACTTGACGAACTGCATTTCGATATAGCCATAGGCTCCGTCGACTGCTACAAAAAAGCCAAGCTCCATTCGGAAGATCTTTACGAGCGCTGTCAGAAGCTGAACAATCTGCATAACATCGAGATAGTCATAGATTTCCAGCTGAACACCGAGAAAATAGACGGCCCTACGATAATGAAATGGGTAGGCTACGATGAGGATGCACCTGTCAATGCGCTTGAAGTCGACCGTGATAAAGTCGAGCAGTATGTAAGCCTTCTGGCAAGCAGATACGATACCTTCGGCAAGGACAGACAGTTCGTTTCCACCAGCAGAGGTCCCATAACCGTACCCCAGGGCGAAGGCTGCTACGGCTGGTGGCTGGATCAGGACGCTATGACAGATCACATCATAGAATGTATAGAGAACTGCGAATCAACCCGAATGGATGCTATATACTACGTCAACCCCGACTCGACATACAGCTATACCTGCAACCCCGACTGGCTGACCGACAAGACCGATTACGGCGATACTTATTTCGATGTTGACCTCAAAATGCAGCATATGTGGTATTACGAGAACGGCGAAATGAAGATGGAGAGCGACATCGTATCAGGCTATCCAAGTGAGTCGAGAAACACTCCCGCAGGCGTATACAAGCTCTGGCTGAAAGAGCGCGGCAAGACACTGGTGGGCAGTTCCGACGGACAGTCCTACGCTTCCTATGTTGAATTCTGGAACTATTTCAGCACCATAGGCATTGGTTTCCACGATGCTTCATGGCAGGGCGGCGTATTCGGCGGCGAAAAGTACCAGTCACCCACATGGGGCAGCCACGGCTGTGTAAACCTGCCATATGATGCAGCAGAGTACATATACGAAAATGCTCCATTGGATACACCTGTATTTCTGTACTGGTAA
- the aroQ gene encoding type II 3-dehydroquinate dehydratase, with protein sequence MKKILVIHGPNLNLLGEREPGVYGTDTFESINDEIVAHALEMGMHCEVYQSNHEGEIIDELHLARKKFDGVVLNAGAYTHYSYAIRDAIAAIKIPVVEVHLSNIHARDEFREKSVIAPVCVGQISGFGKYSYLMAVDALNYKWSEQAE encoded by the coding sequence ATGAAAAAGATACTTGTGATACACGGACCGAACCTCAATCTTCTGGGCGAAAGAGAACCCGGCGTTTACGGCACCGACACTTTTGAGTCCATCAATGATGAGATAGTCGCTCATGCCCTTGAAATGGGTATGCACTGCGAGGTCTATCAGTCCAACCACGAGGGTGAGATAATAGACGAACTGCATCTTGCAAGAAAGAAGTTCGACGGCGTTGTGCTGAATGCAGGCGCGTATACCCATTACAGCTATGCTATCCGCGATGCAATAGCCGCTATAAAGATACCCGTAGTTGAGGTACACCTCAGCAATATCCATGCAAGGGACGAGTTCCGCGAGAAATCGGTAATAGCCCCCGTATGTGTGGGTCAGATAAGCGGTTTCGGCAAGTATTCTTATCTTATGGCAGTTGATGCACTCAATTATAAGTGGAGCGAACAGGCTGAATAA
- a CDS encoding YrhA family protein, which yields MYTEFLSKLPDTAAYEKPTQEKINDADKEFYYLFEVGLPKDYIELLHHTNGLSYDGRSICGVYDEEFLTEYPRKKSMDIIRFNSSFRDMTDITDYILLGKSSIDYIVYNISGKKYQILSNGTMESFGTFDSFIELLYAFFEV from the coding sequence ATGTATACAGAATTTCTTTCAAAGCTGCCCGATACGGCTGCATATGAAAAGCCGACACAGGAAAAGATAAACGATGCAGATAAAGAATTCTATTATTTATTTGAAGTTGGATTACCCAAAGACTATATCGAACTTCTCCACCACACAAATGGTTTGTCATATGACGGACGCAGTATCTGCGGGGTGTATGATGAAGAGTTCCTGACCGAATATCCGAGAAAAAAGAGCATGGATATAATACGGTTCAACTCATCTTTCAGGGATATGACGGATATTACCGACTATATCCTGCTTGGAAAATCAAGTATAGACTACATCGTTTACAATATCAGCGGAAAGAAATATCAGATACTCAGCAACGGAACAATGGAAAGCTTCGGGACGTTTGATTCTTTTATTGAACTGCTGTATGCTTTCTTTGAAGTATAA
- a CDS encoding aminopeptidase P family protein, protein MTRLERLQSRIAEVGGCGIITDEVNRRYFTQMKSSAGTVLVFPEESYLIIDSRYIEKARATAVGCTVILEGRGEERFAQMNELIKKHGAKEIAIDSQTCTVSQLAHYRNKLEAEIPADGRFGRLIRQIRMVKSPDETEKMIAAQRIAEQGFEFMLGYIKEGLTEKEMQLKLDYFMLSHGAETLSFDTIVLSGPNTSMPHGVPSERRVQKGEFVLMDFGAVVDGYHSDMTRTVCVGEPTDKMRKVYDIVLKAQQAGINALKADITGKDFDAAARDIIEAAGYGDKFGHSLGHGVGMEIHEEPYGSPVSNAVIPENSVITIEPGIYLEGEFGVRIEDFAIVRAGGCENMTLARKELICL, encoded by the coding sequence ATGACAAGGCTTGAACGCCTGCAATCAAGGATAGCAGAAGTCGGCGGATGCGGCATCATAACCGATGAAGTCAACAGACGTTACTTCACGCAGATGAAGTCCAGCGCAGGTACTGTGCTGGTATTCCCCGAGGAAAGCTACCTTATAATAGACTCAAGGTACATCGAAAAAGCGCGTGCCACCGCAGTGGGCTGCACTGTGATACTCGAGGGCAGGGGCGAAGAAAGATTTGCCCAGATGAACGAACTTATAAAAAAACACGGAGCTAAAGAAATAGCCATCGACAGCCAGACCTGCACCGTAAGTCAGCTGGCGCATTACCGCAACAAGCTTGAAGCCGAGATACCCGCAGACGGACGTTTCGGCAGGCTGATACGTCAGATACGCATGGTGAAATCCCCCGATGAGACCGAAAAAATGATAGCCGCACAGCGCATAGCCGAACAGGGCTTCGAGTTCATGCTGGGCTATATCAAAGAGGGTCTGACCGAGAAAGAGATGCAGCTGAAGCTGGATTATTTCATGCTTTCACACGGCGCAGAGACTTTGAGTTTCGATACCATAGTCCTCAGCGGACCCAACACCTCCATGCCCCATGGCGTGCCCTCCGAAAGGCGCGTGCAGAAAGGCGAATTCGTGCTGATGGACTTCGGCGCAGTTGTTGACGGCTATCACAGCGATATGACAAGGACAGTATGCGTGGGCGAACCTACCGACAAGATGCGCAAGGTTTACGACATAGTCCTGAAAGCCCAGCAGGCAGGTATCAACGCCCTTAAAGCTGATATCACAGGCAAGGACTTCGATGCCGCCGCAAGAGATATCATCGAAGCCGCAGGCTACGGCGACAAATTCGGACATTCCCTCGGCCACGGCGTAGGTATGGAGATACACGAAGAACCCTACGGCTCCCCTGTTTCAAACGCAGTTATCCCAGAAAATTCCGTCATCACCATCGAGCCGGGTATATACCTTGAAGGCGAATTCGGCGTAAGAATAGAGGATTTCGCCATCGTCAGGGCGGGCGGCTGTGAGAATATGACTCTTGCGCGTAAAGAGCTTATCTGTCTTTAA